The following is a genomic window from Benincasa hispida cultivar B227 chromosome 7, ASM972705v1, whole genome shotgun sequence.
ttcaaaaaATGAATCCCAATTcatgttattaatatttaaatctaatttaaatattttcaagtctCTAAAAGCTATtatgtttaattcgataattaaaaattaattatatcaaatataataatccaaaccctaaattaaatttgaacgtttcaaatcctCTCAACATGTTATTCTATGGTTTGatccttttacgagctagtagaatgACCtaacggacctacagatcatgagctccaacgatttgaggttaattggttaaactctttaaaccgaattaatcaatgttcgttaactaccaagacactcCACTATGCtaagtagttgcactctcctcattgtagatatatttctatccacctgatttaaccataatcagtaagtcaatccttcataggttgtttgtatttacaactaggtcaaaattaccattttacccatgtaatacatcttgctccttaagtctccattgatcctttaatgaacaattggtttatggtcctacgtTTAAACCAAGTCTCTCTTAGCCATAAAGAGGGTGGACCTCTTTTTGTTCAAAACcaagagtcagtacttaaggaaacaacttatctgctaatcctaacacagataggagtgaatttcgtcttgcaggACCATGTCTCGATCAATCTATctaatcttacccctaaaataggaggcttattaaacgacgatgttgagccactctcacccatgcagattaaaggataatctcgaataaacaggagttcacaattagCTCAAGATTTagatcaagttaccttaggccatcgaattgaaatagtcagttttaacagtaaacggtcgttataaagaaaagtgactattttgtggttctatcttatgcaaacatcttttgcataggatccCATTTATGTCTGCACATGAACGACTTTGGGATCACactgtttgtatcaatatacaaagcggaccacatccatagtgtccccaagataaaaTACCCAACCCTATGCATATACTTATAGGCCGTTTTTGTTATATACTTAAACTTGATcctttttatgtctctacataacatttaagtattcatgttatagccgtggatttgttagtttattggatttaggaatttataaatgcaatttatatGTTCCATAACAACTTTAATGAAATAatctcaataatatctttattaaaaaatagaaatatgtttaaagtttacaaattatgagttttaggacatataacctaACAAACTCCCATTTGGACTCAAACTCAAGTgggtttaaatatatacaatgttgagaataaaagaaaaaatacaataaactaggacatctaTATACCTACGaattcttccacttgccctaaatTTATGAATCTCATAGTCCTAATCcaactaggtgaccctcgaacactttagccatgagggcttCATAAACAGATCAGCTAAATTGTCTTTTGAGGCTATttgcatgacgatcacgtctcatCAGTGTATTATCTCTCAAATGAGATAGTACTTGTGCTTGATGTGTTTTCtgcacttatggcttcttggttcttttgagtttgcaactgctccactattatTACATTAGAGGGTGGTTGACAGATGCATacttggaaccacttccaaattgATCGAGAACTTTCTAAGCCTAACTGCTTCTTTgactgcttcacatgcagctacatattctaCTTCCATGGCAGAGTTAGCAATACAACTTTACTTAATACTcttccatactatagctcctccattcagagtgaataatgatcctgaagtagatttcctagaatccacaTCAATCTGAAaattagaatcagtgtatctagtaagaaTCAAATTCTTAGAGCCTTACACGagtatatagtccctcattctccaaagaagtgccctcataggcaggattcaggtcatgttacctatggccatcctggtgaaatgtaagtctctattatgaacgacgttatataataagagtaaatatttcgtggttcggtcttatacaaactcctttgtatagaatatccacactcacatgtctccacatgaatgatcagggtcagatcatttgtagcactttacaacaattataacatctataaagtggaCCATACTCATaatattaccaggataaggtatccagccttatccatctactacagatcatttaggttatcacataaacatgatccactcgtatgtctcttcatacatgtttaaactatAAGATAACcctagatgttagtttattggtttgcggttaatgcaactaagtttgaaataaaacatcaaatattttgttacataaataaaatatttgtacattacaattacaaactatagaatcaGATGaggtttagggcatcaaccctaacaccaAGTTCTTTGAAATtctagagaatagcaaggtagcTTTGTTGGCGTGTTCTTCTTCTTGGAGAAGTTCGAGATCGTTGATAACGGTGGAAGAGGAAGGCGAAAGGAATCAATAAAGGTGAGTTTTGATTTTTTCcattcttcctcttttctagcATGCTTATATTTTTGTAGGAAAGTTTATCCTACAaatggatgttttattttaccCTTTTTGTTTCCATAAGAAACGAATATCTAAATGCAAGGCATTCACACGCTTCCATGGGAACTCGGTTCCTtcaaatacatcttgctccccAAGTTTTCACTAATCCACTAATGAACCATTGGTTTATGAACCTGCCAATAAACCGAGCCCTTCTCAATTATTCAGAgagtggggccctttgttcaaggataggagtcagtacttaagggcacaacctatctgctaaccctgaAACCAGGTAGGAGTGAAattcatcttgcaggactatgtctccagctatctatctagtcttaaccctaaaatggaaggcttattgagcaacgatgttgagccactctcactcatgaagattaaaggataatcccaaataaataggagttcatagttagctcaagattgagatcgagttaccttaggtcatcagattgaaatagtcagttttaacagtaaacgacgttataaagaaaagtgactatttcacggtccagtcttatgcaaacatattttgcataggatgtctccaCTCGCATgactctacatgaatgatttcgggatcacatcgtttgtatcaaatacaaaaccAGTCACATTCGTAGTatccccaagataaggtacccaactctatccttatacttatagaccgttttggctatatactcaaacctgatattcttttatgtcttcacataaagttcaagtattcatgttatagccaggggttcattagtttattggatttaggctttacaagtgcaatttacacattcaataacaattttattgaataaacctcaaaaacatctttattgcaaatagaatatatttcatctttacaaattgcgagttttaggacatacaattcaataataatagaagtctataaatgGCTATATAAATGTCTAAACTAGTAAAAATTTATCGACAGTTATCACtagtagacttctatcaattgtaaacttttatattaaatatggaAAAATGTGAAAGTAATGGTGtctttcttgtatttaattGCAATTAAGATTAGACTATCATCAAtggactttttttttagttaccATATGTAATCAAGTGATAACTACCATGATACTTTATTTTCTGCGAAATTGTCAGAAATAATCTTTAAATGTTTCCCTCTTCTAAAACTAACATCATGCAAGAAAATTCATGGAAATAGTATTTCTTTATCCGGGCGAGATTGACCATCAAggtttgaataaaaaattaacattttgttCATCTTACCGATTGTTTTGGACTTTCTCGATGAAATATCCTACAGGATTACATTGAGATTCTActaatttttccaaatattatgTAATATGTCCAAATCTTCTACTaaatatcttttcaaaattactcCAAATTCAATTAGTTTTACCAAATCTCATATCAAATCTTAcataatttttcatatatttttcctaatttctatttctacaattatccaatttttcaaatttaaaaatggatTTACTAATTATCCAAATGAATTTTTCGGAGGCATCTCGGTTGATTGTGTTGGGTAAAACCTCTCATTTCTACCGCAAGAATaagcaaaaaaataataaagaaatcaaaagaaaacaataaaactaaaaatacaaGAATTTATGTGGAAAACTCCCAACTTGGAGAAAAAACACGGCCCACcagaaagaaattaaaattttgatacaATTACATAGAACAATTGTAACAACCCCACTTCCTAGGACTACTAAAAAGGGAATCGCTactgcatgcatgcataaatattctcattgaagaaaataaagtaaactAAAGAAAATAATCATAACCATAAACTGCATtgagtatatataaaaaaaatgttctaaCATATCTCAAAATCTTAAATTGTTCAACACGGGCATTctttttaacaagaaacaatttattaaaaaatgaataaataaatatataaattaatgaattaaattatgaTAAATACATGAATggataaaaacaaaacatgcgaaaatataaacaatcaaATGCGGAAGCGAATTTTGGTTCCTTTGGCACTATCACAgattcctcttgtcagtcgTCCGAGTgtccttgcccttacctgaaaaaaaaataaggataaaggttgagtataaaatactcagtaagtgatcccattaccgggatcagactatgcatccatgagcaaataaaaaaaaaaaatagcccgTGGCTCATGTAGTTACAGGTTTTTTATGAcgaaaggaaaaccaaaagacgtactatcttgccttgaaacgcatgtctagcggcccgtaggcacactgtcaaacatgataataacatgaatgtGAACCCGTCGACCCAGCATGTCTAACGAcctgtaggcacaccgtcaaacataataataacatgaacgttaacctgtcggttcacgcatgtctagcggcctgtaggcacaccgtcaaaacatgaaacatgaaaataaaagtaacatgaacgtaaacctgtcggctcacgcatgtctaacgGACCGTaagcacaccgtcaaacatagtAATAACACGCGTCAAGGAAAGACAATAAACCGCTCtactggtctattcatgcatcacatacataatatcagtatTGATCATAATtttaacatgctcataatacttgcAACTACCATGCAACTAGCAAAACATAATATCAAACAAAATCATGCTCCAGAGTCAACCAAGTAACTTGATAGGTCTAATCTAAATCGCTTGGCATGAAGGCACCAGTAATAgtatcacttacctcaacttggtcacAAAAGTCCATGCAAATAATTCCTTAAAACCTTTGGAAAACTTGAATCAACCCAAAGTTGTTGGCTTgatccaagacaaattccaaaacttgattcaagtagccaatctgatcaagaattaatgcaaaatcaataacttattttttttccactattactctcaatccaaaagaataaccaaccAGTTTAcacaaaacttaccaaaactgaAAACTCTTCGATGAAAAGAATGGTCCTTTCTTTGTTAGCAACGCCTCGAAATCCAAATCCCGAAAGTCAACAAATGGGTAACACTAAAATCGTTTCCAACACCAAGAGGCACTTTAAAAAGACTCAACACCAAACCTTGCCCAAAACAATCATAACTTACCCAATCTCAAAAAAGGCAGTGGCGGCGAACGGTGGCAGAAGCAAAATTAGACGGTGGGGCTGATGTCGGCGAGGCGAGCAGCGGTCGACTGGCACAGCGACGAGACAGTGGTTACTTGCTGCGGCGACGGAACGGCGAGGCTCGGTGGCGCTGCTTGTGGCATCGACGGAACGGCACGGTTAGCAGCGCTGCTCCGGGCGTCGACGAAACGACGAGGTGAGGCTCTTTACCGATGGCGCTGGCGGAGGTCCCAGTGAGGTGAGGTTGCTTACGGCGGCTAAGgcttagaaggaaaaaaaaaaaaaagaatgagagAAAAGGGGGTTGCTTGCATgtggaaagagagagaaaaagaaaatttactttttttctttttctttttccttttctcttttctttaacctttccacaaatatatatataaccaaattaaacttttccttttcccttaaaaaaacaaattccttaattatctcccaaaatatatatatacttatatatattttttccttttcctaaaaaaaagaaTCTAATATACACATTTAATCATCTCCATAGATAACCAAATCTCCCAAAATACAAgtcaaaataaaactcaattaaatcatattttagcttaaaaaaaaacataaatctcatataatttatccaagtagccaacaataataataaaaaaaaacttaattacaaaaaaaaaaaaaccaggatgttacattctaccccccttaagaaactttcgtcctcgaaaatTCTAATCCTGAAAAAGCTCGGGATAATGCATCCTCATGTCGTCCTTGTGCTCCCACGTTGCTTCCTCGAACTGGTGATTTCGCCAAAGAACCTTCACCAAAGCTATCTTTTTGTTACGCAAAACTTTCACTTCCCTGGCCAGGATTCGAATGGGCTCTTCTTCGTAGCTCAGGTTCTCATTTAAATGCAAAGGCTCATAATCCACAACATGAGATGAGTCTGCTACGTACTTCctcaacatggaaacatgaaaaacattgtGAACTGCAGAAAGAGATGGGGGCAAGGCCAGTCGGTATGCTACAGGGCCAACCCGCTCCAAGATCTTAAATGGCCCGATGAAACGAGGGTTCAACTTACCCCTTTTGCCAAACCTCAACACTCCCTTCATAGGTGCCACTTTCAGAAACACCTTTCCACCTACCTCCAACTCCAGGTCCGTATGCCTAACGTCAGCATAACTCTTCTGCCTGCTTTGAGCCGTCAACATTCGGGCCCTAATCTTCTATATTGCTTCGTTCGTGGTTTGTACTAACTCAGGTCCTAGTAATTTTCGCTCACCAACCTCATCCCAGCATACGGGTGACCTACAACTCTTCCCATAAAGGGCCACAAACGGTGACATACCAATGGTTatctgataactattattataggAAAACTCTATCAAATGCAggtgagagtcccaactccctgCAAACTCTAGTGCACAAGCACGTAACATATCCTCCAGGGTCTGGTTCAAATGCTCAGTTTGACCGTCAGTTTTTGGGTGAAAAGTCGTATTGAAATCCAAACGTGTACCCAATGCTACCTGAAGGCTCTTCCAAAAGCTGGAGGTAAATCGAGGGTCCCTATCAGACACAATGGACACTGGTACCCCATGCAATCTTACCACTTCTTTCATATACAACTGGGCCCACCTACTTACTGGATATGTTAACTTCCCTGGAATAAAATGTGCCAGCTTGTAAGTCTATCCACTATAACCCAAATTACTGTAAAACCCTTCACTGTTCGCGGAAAACCTACAATGAAGTCCATCGAGACATgttcccacttccattctggtaTGCTCAAAGGTTGC
Proteins encoded in this region:
- the LOC120081109 gene encoding uncharacterized protein LOC120081109 — its product is MRQCRWLELVKDYDCEILYHPGRANVVADALSRKVAHSAALITKQSRLCKDLEWAEIAVVVGERVIIAQRSDPYLVEVAQHVKTRQGGEFFLSADNGLTFRRRLCVPADSDLQNDLLWEAHNSPFSIHPGSKGPKTKANRFVATFEHTRMEVGTCLDGLHWKLTYPVSRWAQLYMKEVVRLHGVPVSIVSDRDPRFTSSFWKSLQVALGTRLDFNTTFHPKTDGQTEHLNQTLEDMLRACALEFAGSWDSHLHLIEFSYNNSYQITIGMSPFVALYGKSCRSPVCWDEVGERKLLGPELVQTTNEAI